The Virgibacillus siamensis genome includes a region encoding these proteins:
- the pfkB gene encoding 1-phosphofructokinase encodes MIYTCTITPSIDYTTYLPDFETGTLNRTSEVYFYPGGKGINVSRVLQRLNVQSTALGFTGGFTGNFITDFLQREGIKTDFIDTNEITRINVKIKSGEETELNGPGPNIAPKQQAVLLEKINALREGDWFVLAGSLPDSIPNSFYYQIAENCSKQGIRFVLDTSGPALTDLIPTKPFLIKPNQAELGQIFDTEITGKKEALHYASRLADYGIQHVIVSMGKDGALLVSGNKKWDAAPPKGKAVNTVGAGDSLVSGFLASYLRNQNPEEAFRYGVASGSATAFQTDLCNKKDVEALVSEVRLNQL; translated from the coding sequence TTGATTTACACATGTACCATCACACCGTCTATCGATTACACCACATATCTTCCGGATTTTGAAACCGGCACCTTAAATCGTACCAGCGAAGTTTATTTTTATCCGGGCGGGAAAGGAATCAATGTTTCCAGAGTGCTGCAACGGCTGAATGTCCAAAGCACAGCACTTGGATTCACCGGAGGATTTACCGGTAACTTTATTACGGACTTTCTGCAACGGGAAGGAATTAAAACAGATTTTATTGATACAAACGAAATTACACGGATTAATGTCAAAATTAAATCCGGTGAGGAAACTGAATTAAATGGACCGGGGCCAAATATTGCACCGAAACAGCAAGCAGTATTACTTGAAAAAATCAATGCCTTGCGTGAAGGCGATTGGTTTGTACTCGCGGGAAGTCTGCCGGATTCCATTCCAAATTCTTTTTACTATCAAATTGCGGAGAACTGTTCCAAACAGGGTATTCGATTCGTCCTGGATACGTCAGGCCCAGCACTTACTGATTTAATCCCCACCAAGCCATTTCTTATCAAACCGAATCAGGCTGAACTTGGCCAAATATTTGATACCGAGATTACTGGCAAAAAAGAAGCATTGCATTATGCAAGCCGTCTTGCTGATTATGGCATTCAGCACGTTATTGTCTCTATGGGCAAGGATGGTGCCCTGCTTGTTTCAGGAAATAAAAAATGGGATGCTGCACCGCCAAAAGGAAAGGCAGTGAACACAGTCGGAGCAGGGGATTCACTTGTTTCAGGATTTCTTGCATCGTATTTACGTAATCAAAATCCCGAAGAAGCTTTCCGTTACGGGGTAGCTTCCGGAAGCGCAACAGCCTTTCAGACGGATTTATGCAACAAGAAAGATGTAGAGGCACTTGTTTCGGAAGTTCGCCTAAATCAACTCTAA
- a CDS encoding DeoR/GlpR family DNA-binding transcription regulator, with the protein MLTTERHQAILNLLQDKQTITLQDIIDRTNASESTIRRDLSSLENDGELTRIHGGATLTERKLKEYSITEKSAKNIHEKKAIAEYVASFVNDRDCIFLDAGTTTMQLIPFLREKDVVIVTNGLTHLEALMENGIQAYLTGGMIKSKTGALIGPQAIQSLENYRFDKCFLGVNGYHTLYGYTTPDPEEAHIKYTASTLAKETYVLADHSKYNQVSFAKICNLADAALVTSNLHREEIQLLSERTDVTEVST; encoded by the coding sequence GGCTATTTTAAACTTATTGCAGGACAAACAAACAATTACACTACAGGATATTATCGATAGAACGAACGCTTCCGAATCAACCATCAGAAGAGACCTGTCATCTCTGGAGAATGACGGTGAGCTGACCCGGATTCATGGCGGCGCAACATTAACAGAGCGAAAACTGAAAGAATACAGCATTACTGAAAAATCAGCCAAAAACATTCACGAAAAAAAAGCAATTGCTGAATATGTGGCTTCATTTGTGAATGATCGTGACTGTATTTTTCTTGATGCAGGTACAACAACGATGCAGCTGATACCGTTTCTGCGGGAGAAAGACGTTGTTATTGTTACGAACGGCCTGACACATTTAGAGGCGTTAATGGAAAATGGCATCCAGGCATATTTAACTGGTGGAATGATTAAGTCCAAAACAGGTGCATTAATTGGTCCACAAGCCATTCAATCATTGGAAAATTACCGTTTTGATAAATGTTTTCTAGGTGTAAATGGGTATCATACGTTATATGGCTATACAACGCCTGATCCGGAGGAAGCACACATTAAATACACGGCTTCCACACTGGCAAAAGAAACTTACGTGCTGGCAGATCATTCAAAATATAACCAGGTAAGTTTTGCAAAGATCTGTAACCTGGCAGATGCGGCACTTGTTACCAGCAATCTGCACAGGGAAGAAATACAGCTTTTATCTGAACGAACAGATGTTACGGAGGTATCCACTTGA